One region of Chryseobacterium muglaense genomic DNA includes:
- a CDS encoding IS110 family RNA-guided transposase — protein sequence MTKLSKKVIGVDVGSKFLTVSFNDSNHQDQVYNIENNQRSILSFLKKISSDDYCFVIEATGNYSSRVLHLSLGNGFESSLINCMSVKHFARMKNIIAKTDAEDAKLIRLYGELFRPENYIPKSIEIEHLDQEIKLLNDLEEEKRRYAVKLKSLRYNPYLNPNTEKHYQRRLKHLEKEIKEVEVRLPKLQDEEFKEVKDLIQSVSGIGEKTSLQLMTATSGFKNFDSAKSLVKYFGLAPRIYQSGKKCYSPGKCRTSKTHIRSLLYVCSWTAMKHNVHCKELYLRLLAKGKPKKLALIAVCNKLLRICFGVVKNKIAYQSDYKKNCKILT from the coding sequence ATGACAAAATTATCAAAAAAAGTGATTGGTGTAGATGTTGGGTCAAAGTTTTTAACGGTGAGTTTTAATGATAGCAATCATCAGGATCAGGTTTATAATATAGAAAACAACCAGCGTTCGATTTTATCTTTTTTAAAGAAAATATCATCAGATGATTATTGTTTCGTTATCGAAGCTACCGGTAATTACAGCAGCAGAGTGCTTCACCTTTCTTTGGGCAACGGTTTTGAATCCAGCTTGATAAACTGTATGTCTGTAAAGCATTTTGCAAGGATGAAAAACATTATTGCAAAAACAGATGCTGAAGATGCTAAATTAATCAGGCTTTATGGCGAGCTGTTTCGTCCTGAGAATTATATCCCAAAGAGTATCGAGATTGAACACCTTGATCAGGAGATTAAACTTTTGAATGATTTAGAGGAAGAAAAACGCAGATATGCTGTAAAACTAAAGTCACTTCGTTATAATCCTTATCTTAATCCTAACACAGAAAAGCATTATCAAAGAAGACTCAAACATTTGGAAAAGGAAATCAAAGAGGTTGAAGTGCGTCTTCCCAAACTTCAGGATGAAGAATTCAAGGAAGTAAAAGATTTAATACAAAGTGTATCAGGAATTGGCGAAAAGACTTCATTACAGCTAATGACAGCTACATCGGGATTTAAAAACTTTGATTCGGCAAAATCTCTTGTAAAATATTTTGGATTGGCACCGCGAATTTATCAGTCTGGAAAGAAATGTTATTCTCCCGGAAAGTGCAGAACCTCAAAAACCCATATCAGAAGTCTACTGTATGTCTGCTCCTGGACGGCAATGAAACACAATGTGCACTGCAAAGAACTTTACTTAAGGTTGTTGGCAAAAGGTAAACCTAAGAAACTGGCATTGATAGCAGTTTGCAACAAGCTTTTAAGAATTTGTTTTGGTGTGGTGAAAAATAAAATAGCTTATCAATCAGATTACAAGAAAAACTGTAAAATTTTAACATAA
- a CDS encoding phospholipase domain-containing protein, producing MKFRKRDMKPSTLLPCNYDVNLQNNKIVMTNLNEAPVSLIIYDKNKFNTKDYYFSVTLPSNDEISHTVDIEKYSYEIIGSSGFIRKFKGTKKPELNVNLSTNISKHEIDINLKNISANTLNISLENKYTDYISEITLNTQEEKIKISLDKSKGWYDFKIKSNTNIWHFAGRVEFEKSTIDSK from the coding sequence TTGAAATTCAGAAAAAGAGACATGAAACCATCTACCCTATTACCATGCAATTACGATGTGAACCTTCAAAATAATAAGATTGTAATGACCAACCTTAATGAGGCTCCTGTATCATTAATTATTTATGATAAAAATAAATTTAATACCAAAGACTATTATTTTTCAGTTACCCTACCTTCAAATGATGAAATTTCGCATACAGTAGATATCGAAAAATACAGTTACGAAATAATAGGTTCTAGTGGTTTTATAAGAAAATTTAAAGGTACCAAAAAACCTGAGCTGAACGTAAACTTATCTACCAATATCTCAAAACATGAAATAGATATAAATCTGAAAAATATTTCAGCCAACACTTTAAATATTAGTTTAGAAAATAAATATACCGATTATATAAGCGAAATTACTCTTAATACACAAGAAGAAAAAATAAAGATAAGCCTAGACAAATCAAAAGGCTGGTATGATTTTAAAATAAAATCTAATACCAACATTTGGCATTTTGCAGGAAGAGTAGAATTTGAAAAATCGACAATAGATTCTAAATAA
- a CDS encoding BamA/TamA family outer membrane protein — MKLLLNIFFILFCVFVQAQKKHYFLIDTETKVKKKVKDSLSAVKFLDSLAQNNYFFTDLKEVKIKGDSTEIFYDKGKNFNETYVNLSDSITNRFKLEKEFFTKNLDSVKRNINKKYIDDGFAFSRIKSQFKGQKNGFPVVELDISKNNKRTIDGFVAKGYTRVPKRFIKNLEKEFKGKTYDDKNLIAINKNFQSHPFITLERQPQTLFTKDSTQIYLFMEKKKTNTFDGVIGFGNDKTDKFTLNGTLNVNFKNMFNGFETINLYWQRNPDKGQNFDLQTDVPYLFNSNVGLNMKVNIFRQDSTFANVKALPAFYYHLNSRQKIGLRGTFESSTIIDSLYIQGKDYNKKGIGIFFDMTEPTDIDLFLYKSKLNVGYDFLATNYTGENIRANQNQFYFFGEYNYHINGNHFLNIKGEGAMMDSKIDFSANELYRFGGWNSLRGFNENSLAADFYYYAGMEYRYLIGNQAFFDVFGQYGQLNNKSLNVKPKLYSVGLGFNFFIPLGLMSFQLSNGNEFGNPFKFNDIKIHWGILSRF; from the coding sequence TTGAAACTACTTTTAAACATATTTTTTATTCTTTTCTGCGTTTTTGTACAAGCGCAGAAGAAACATTATTTTCTGATTGATACTGAAACGAAAGTAAAGAAAAAAGTAAAAGATTCGCTTTCTGCAGTAAAATTCCTCGATTCTTTAGCGCAAAACAATTATTTTTTTACCGATTTAAAAGAAGTCAAAATAAAAGGTGATTCTACAGAAATTTTCTACGATAAAGGTAAAAATTTCAACGAAACTTACGTTAATCTATCAGATTCTATTACCAATCGATTTAAACTTGAAAAAGAATTTTTTACTAAAAATTTAGATTCTGTTAAAAGAAACATCAACAAAAAATATATTGATGACGGCTTTGCATTCAGCAGAATCAAATCTCAGTTTAAAGGTCAGAAAAACGGTTTTCCGGTTGTAGAGCTCGACATTAGTAAAAATAATAAAAGAACCATCGACGGTTTTGTGGCGAAAGGTTATACCAGAGTTCCAAAGAGATTTATAAAAAATCTTGAAAAAGAATTTAAAGGAAAAACTTACGATGACAAAAACCTGATTGCCATTAATAAAAACTTTCAAAGTCATCCTTTTATCACTTTGGAACGCCAGCCACAGACTCTTTTCACTAAAGATTCTACACAGATTTATCTGTTTATGGAGAAGAAAAAGACCAATACTTTTGATGGAGTTATCGGTTTTGGAAATGATAAAACAGATAAATTTACGCTAAACGGAACTTTGAATGTAAATTTTAAAAACATGTTCAACGGTTTTGAAACAATCAATTTGTATTGGCAGAGAAACCCCGATAAAGGTCAAAATTTTGATTTGCAGACCGATGTTCCGTATTTATTTAACTCTAATGTGGGTTTAAATATGAAAGTGAATATCTTCAGACAAGATTCTACTTTTGCCAATGTGAAAGCCTTGCCTGCATTTTATTATCATCTCAACAGCCGACAGAAAATTGGTCTGCGAGGAACTTTTGAATCTTCTACCATCATCGACAGTCTTTATATTCAGGGGAAAGATTACAACAAAAAAGGGATTGGTATTTTCTTTGATATGACCGAACCTACCGATATTGACCTTTTTCTTTATAAGTCTAAACTGAATGTAGGATACGACTTTCTGGCAACCAACTATACCGGTGAAAATATAAGAGCCAACCAAAATCAGTTTTACTTTTTTGGGGAATACAATTACCATATCAACGGAAATCACTTTCTCAACATTAAAGGAGAAGGTGCTATGATGGATTCTAAAATAGATTTCTCAGCCAACGAATTGTACCGCTTTGGAGGCTGGAATTCTCTCCGGGGTTTTAACGAAAACTCTCTCGCCGCCGATTTTTACTATTATGCAGGAATGGAATACCGGTATCTTATCGGTAATCAGGCATTTTTTGATGTCTTCGGACAATACGGGCAGCTCAATAATAAGTCGCTCAACGTAAAACCTAAATTGTACAGTGTTGGTCTTGGTTTCAACTTCTTTATTCCGCTTGGTTTAATGAGTTTCCAGCTTTCTAATGGTAACGAGTTTGGAAATCCTTTTAAGTTTAATGATATCAAAATTCACTGGGGAATTCTGAGCCGTTTTTAA
- a CDS encoding SDR family oxidoreductase, with protein sequence MSKTIIITGTSSGIGFVLAEYFGKKGHHVYGLSRKFTESQYFKSIPTDVTDNDAVKSVIAEVLKTETKIDVLINNAGMGMVGSVEDSTKEDILKLFNLNLVGAVQMMTAVMPKMRENKFGQIINVSSIGSEMGLPFRGFYSASKSALDKVTEAMRYEVYPWNVNVCSLHLGDIKTNIAENRVKTKVSEPYKNVFDKVYALMNSHVGDGTEPLEVAEYIDQLLIKNKWKAHYYFGKFGQKIGVPLKWILPQGTYENLMKKYNKLA encoded by the coding sequence ATGTCAAAAACAATCATCATCACCGGAACTTCCTCAGGAATTGGTTTCGTATTAGCAGAATATTTCGGAAAAAAGGGTCACCACGTTTACGGATTGAGCCGAAAGTTTACCGAAAGTCAGTATTTTAAATCTATTCCGACGGATGTTACGGATAATGATGCCGTAAAAAGTGTCATTGCAGAAGTTTTAAAAACAGAAACCAAAATTGATGTTTTGATTAACAATGCCGGAATGGGAATGGTTGGCTCTGTGGAAGATTCTACAAAAGAAGATATTTTAAAATTATTTAATCTGAATCTTGTAGGAGCTGTACAAATGATGACTGCCGTAATGCCAAAAATGCGTGAAAATAAATTTGGACAAATCATCAACGTTTCCAGTATCGGAAGTGAGATGGGTCTACCTTTCCGCGGCTTTTACTCAGCTTCAAAATCAGCTTTAGACAAAGTTACCGAAGCCATGAGATATGAAGTTTACCCTTGGAATGTAAATGTTTGTTCGCTTCATTTAGGTGATATTAAAACCAATATTGCAGAAAACAGAGTAAAGACAAAAGTTTCTGAACCATACAAAAATGTTTTTGATAAAGTGTATGCTTTGATGAATTCTCATGTTGGCGACGGAACTGAGCCTTTGGAAGTTGCAGAATATATCGACCAACTTTTAATTAAAAATAAGTGGAAAGCTCATTATTATTTCGGTAAATTCGGGCAGAAAATCGGCGTTCCTTTAAAATGGATTCTTCCGCAGGGAACTTATGAGAATTTAATGAAGAAGTATAATAAATTGGCTTAG
- a CDS encoding bacteriocin-like protein has translation MKNLKKISRKELKSISGGIQTCDPICMTGYYRCCIPRQAYYCAPNGSQCGNIIIIQP, from the coding sequence ATGAAAAATTTAAAAAAAATTTCAAGAAAAGAATTGAAAAGTATTAGCGGGGGAATACAAACCTGCGATCCAATTTGCATGACAGGATATTACAGATGCTGTATTCCTCGCCAAGCCTATTACTGCGCTCCTAATGGAAGCCAATGTGGAAACATTATTATCATACAACCTTAA
- a CDS encoding 3-phosphoshikimate 1-carboxyvinyltransferase — MKLEKSELKENKTIQISGSKSISNRLLILESLFSNIKIGNLSNSQDTQLLKKALSEETEIVDIHHAGTAMRFLTSYYSIQDGKTTILTGSGRMKERPIKNLVTALQNLGVEIEYLENEGFPPLKIIGRKITETKVDVPANISSQFITSLLLIAGKLENGLEINLIGEVTSRSYIEMTLDILTKFGIKNSFVGNTIKVESNIKHQLPTINYEVESDWSSASYFYSFAALGRETIHLKSFYKQSTQGDSTIADIYETFFGIKTIFTEDEHKLTLQPIENFQFPEKIILDMNNCPDIAQTLCVSASALKIPFDISGLGTLRVKETDRLLALYHELKKLGTETEITDSTIKSIGFNEAEDNISIKTYQDHRMAMSFAPFCLFKELNIEDENVVEKSYPMFWEDLNILLENN, encoded by the coding sequence ATGAAGTTAGAAAAATCAGAATTAAAAGAAAATAAAACCATACAAATCAGCGGTTCGAAAAGTATTTCGAATCGTTTATTGATTTTAGAAAGTTTATTTTCAAACATAAAAATCGGGAATTTGTCTAATTCTCAGGACACACAATTACTAAAAAAAGCATTGTCTGAGGAAACAGAAATTGTGGATATTCATCATGCGGGAACAGCAATGCGTTTCCTTACTTCGTATTATTCAATTCAGGATGGAAAAACAACAATTCTTACCGGTTCCGGAAGAATGAAGGAAAGACCTATTAAAAATTTGGTTACCGCTTTACAAAATTTGGGAGTTGAGATTGAGTATTTAGAAAATGAAGGTTTTCCACCTTTGAAAATTATTGGAAGAAAAATCACGGAAACAAAAGTAGACGTTCCCGCAAATATTTCAAGCCAGTTTATCACTTCTCTTCTTTTAATAGCCGGAAAATTGGAAAATGGTTTGGAAATAAATTTAATTGGTGAAGTGACTTCGAGATCATACATCGAAATGACTTTGGATATTTTAACCAAATTCGGAATAAAAAACAGCTTTGTTGGAAATACCATTAAAGTAGAATCAAACATCAAACATCAACTACCCACCATCAACTACGAAGTGGAAAGTGATTGGAGTTCGGCTTCTTACTTCTATTCTTTTGCAGCTTTGGGAAGAGAAACTATTCATCTGAAAAGTTTTTATAAGCAATCTACTCAGGGAGATTCTACGATTGCTGATATTTATGAAACATTTTTCGGTATTAAAACTATTTTCACCGAAGATGAGCATAAGTTGACTCTTCAGCCTATCGAAAACTTCCAGTTTCCGGAAAAGATTATTTTGGATATGAATAATTGTCCTGATATTGCACAAACACTGTGTGTAAGTGCTTCAGCTTTGAAAATTCCTTTTGACATTTCAGGTTTGGGAACATTGAGAGTAAAAGAAACAGACCGACTTTTAGCTTTATACCATGAGCTGAAAAAGCTGGGAACAGAAACTGAAATCACAGATTCGACGATAAAATCGATTGGTTTTAATGAAGCTGAAGATAATATTTCTATTAAAACCTATCAAGATCACAGAATGGCGATGAGCTTTGCACCGTTTTGTTTATTTAAAGAATTAAATATTGAAGATGAAAATGTGGTGGAAAAATCTTACCCGATGTTTTGGGAAGATTTGAATATTTTATTAGAAAATAATTAA
- a CDS encoding nucleotide pyrophosphohydrolase — protein sequence MEITNLQQQVDEWIKTIGVRYFNELTNMAMLTEEVGEVARIIARRYGEQSEKESDKTKDLGEELADVLFVTLCLANQTGVNLQEAFDKKMKIKTDRDKDRHQNNEKLK from the coding sequence ATGGAAATTACAAATCTGCAGCAGCAAGTCGATGAATGGATAAAAACCATCGGCGTTCGTTATTTTAATGAATTGACCAACATGGCAATGTTGACAGAAGAAGTTGGCGAAGTTGCAAGAATTATAGCCAGAAGATATGGCGAGCAAAGCGAAAAAGAAAGCGATAAAACCAAAGATCTTGGTGAAGAATTAGCCGATGTTTTGTTTGTGACTTTATGTTTAGCCAATCAAACCGGAGTCAATCTACAGGAAGCATTCGACAAAAAAATGAAAATAAAAACTGATCGCGATAAAGACCGTCATCAGAATAACGAAAAATTAAAATAA
- a CDS encoding type B 50S ribosomal protein L31, whose protein sequence is MKKGIHPENYRLVVFKDMSNDDVFLGKSTADTKDTIEFEGSEYPLIKMEISSTSHPFYTGKTKLVDTAGRVDKFMNKYKKFSK, encoded by the coding sequence ATGAAAAAAGGAATTCACCCAGAAAATTATAGACTTGTTGTTTTCAAAGATATGAGTAACGACGACGTATTCTTAGGCAAGTCAACAGCTGACACAAAAGACACTATCGAGTTTGAAGGAAGCGAGTACCCATTGATTAAAATGGAAATCTCTTCAACTTCTCACCCTTTCTACACAGGAAAAACTAAATTAGTTGATACTGCAGGTAGAGTAGACAAGTTTATGAACAAATACAAAAAATTCTCTAAGTAA
- a CDS encoding GlmU family protein yields MQLVFSDAQYWEDFLPLTFTRPVAEMRCGILTFSERWQKILDTTEVSWFTEMYLQQKFREPEKKESLFLVTNFLPTETVIQQIKDLKQGEALVYEDELVAAKINMDGFSLNQIEKMTDIKEELVFFKKPTDLFTYNKEVIDFDFELLTKGKTSQELSSSNGFLGNKEDLFIEEGAEVEFSTINTKTGKIYIGKNAEVMEGCNLRGPIALCEGSKFNLGAKIYGATTVGPHSKVGGEVSNIIIFGYSNKGHDGFIGNSVIGEWCNLGADTNSSNLKNNYGNVKLWNYRTKDFQDTGLQFAGLIMGDHSKTAINTQLNTGTVIGVASNIFKEGFPPNLIENFSWGGFKDDERFKLDKAYEVAEKVMARRKLPLTDDDKGILKHIFDEY; encoded by the coding sequence ATGCAACTCGTATTCTCAGATGCACAATATTGGGAAGATTTTCTTCCGCTTACTTTTACTAGACCTGTCGCAGAAATGCGATGCGGAATTCTTACTTTCTCAGAAAGATGGCAAAAAATCTTAGATACCACCGAAGTTTCCTGGTTTACAGAAATGTATCTTCAGCAAAAATTCAGAGAGCCAGAAAAAAAGGAAAGCCTGTTTTTGGTAACTAATTTTTTACCAACGGAAACCGTTATTCAACAAATTAAAGATTTGAAACAAGGTGAGGCTTTGGTGTATGAAGATGAGTTGGTCGCTGCAAAAATTAATATGGATGGTTTTTCTCTGAATCAGATTGAGAAAATGACGGATATTAAAGAAGAACTAGTTTTCTTTAAAAAACCGACCGATTTATTTACATATAATAAAGAGGTAATTGATTTTGATTTTGAATTGCTGACCAAAGGAAAAACTTCTCAGGAATTATCTTCTAGCAATGGTTTTTTAGGAAATAAAGAAGATTTATTTATAGAAGAAGGTGCTGAAGTCGAATTTTCAACCATCAATACCAAAACCGGAAAAATCTATATCGGCAAAAATGCTGAAGTGATGGAAGGTTGTAATCTTCGTGGTCCGATTGCACTTTGTGAAGGTTCTAAATTTAATTTAGGTGCAAAAATTTATGGTGCAACCACGGTTGGCCCGCATTCTAAAGTAGGAGGTGAAGTGAGCAATATTATCATTTTTGGGTATTCTAATAAAGGTCACGACGGTTTTATAGGGAATTCTGTGATTGGCGAATGGTGTAATTTGGGAGCTGATACCAATTCGTCCAATTTAAAAAATAACTACGGAAATGTAAAACTTTGGAATTACAGAACTAAAGATTTCCAGGATACAGGTTTGCAGTTTGCAGGTTTAATTATGGGAGACCATTCTAAAACAGCAATCAATACACAATTAAATACAGGAACGGTAATTGGTGTTGCGTCCAATATTTTTAAAGAAGGTTTTCCTCCGAATTTAATTGAAAACTTTTCTTGGGGCGGATTCAAAGACGATGAACGATTTAAATTAGATAAAGCTTACGAAGTTGCCGAAAAAGTAATGGCTCGTAGAAAATTGCCTTTAACAGACGATGATAAAGGGATTTTGAAACATATTTTTGATGAATATTAA
- a CDS encoding RNA polymerase sigma factor: MTQEAFRDTVFILRDEMFRFAKRFVMSSDEAEDVVQDLMIKFWQKKEELGQFGNFKSYALKSVRNECLNRLKHHDVKLGFADMQLHRSELYSMDVNNLKEQIIGFINQLPEKQKTVIHLKDVEEYDVSEISEMLEMEENAVRVNLMRARQKVKEQISQLMSYEQRQISR; this comes from the coding sequence ATGACCCAAGAAGCTTTTAGAGATACGGTATTTATTCTCAGAGATGAGATGTTCCGTTTTGCAAAAAGGTTTGTTATGAGTAGTGATGAAGCCGAAGATGTAGTACAAGATTTGATGATTAAATTCTGGCAGAAAAAAGAAGAGCTAGGGCAGTTCGGGAATTTTAAATCGTATGCTTTGAAATCTGTAAGAAATGAATGTCTCAACCGATTAAAGCATCACGACGTAAAGTTAGGTTTCGCAGATATGCAGCTTCATCGGTCAGAATTGTACAGTATGGATGTTAATAATCTGAAAGAACAGATTATAGGTTTTATCAACCAGCTTCCGGAGAAACAAAAAACGGTGATTCATCTGAAAGATGTAGAAGAGTATGACGTGTCTGAAATTTCCGAAATGTTGGAAATGGAAGAAAATGCAGTAAGGGTCAACCTGATGCGCGCAAGACAAAAAGTAAAAGAACAAATCTCACAACTGATGAGCTATGAGCAAAGACAAATTTCAAGATAA
- a CDS encoding DUF4252 domain-containing protein, whose translation MKKIFIICALVLSHFFNVYGQKNKLDQLFDKYQETEGVTSIKIAKPMFGMLSNLNIADSELDQIKPLLSKIDGLKILITENTKGNLANVNKEISSYLSNLNYSEIMSVKNAGSKVKFLSSEAKNDGTLDNMLLSIDSGGGENILVMLDGKISMDDVNKILNSSETKTNTTRTTVTNSFASENTSSYLNGESRNVGEFSKIDVSLGINVNFKQENTSSVKVLADADKLQHVITKVDNGVLKIYIDNKKEKNLKFKNLTVNVSSPKLNMIKASTGAAFTTVNTLNENNLDVNVESGGTVKGTFSISETANIEANSGGDVKANLRAQKFILNNTSGASVRLEGLAKSAVMNVNSGASCKADAFVINTAQAECTSGANLSLNVKDKLKINVSSGGSVKLKGNPELDSRVDKVSGGSLKQIN comes from the coding sequence ATGAAAAAAATATTCATTATATGTGCTCTTGTGTTGTCTCATTTCTTTAATGTGTACGGACAAAAAAATAAGTTGGACCAGCTTTTTGATAAATATCAGGAAACTGAAGGCGTTACCTCTATTAAGATTGCAAAACCAATGTTCGGGATGCTTAGTAATCTTAATATTGCAGATTCAGAATTAGACCAAATTAAGCCTTTGCTTTCAAAGATTGACGGACTTAAAATTTTGATTACCGAAAATACAAAAGGAAATCTGGCGAATGTGAACAAAGAAATTTCATCGTATTTAAGTAATTTAAATTACAGTGAAATAATGTCTGTGAAAAATGCCGGAAGTAAAGTAAAATTTCTTTCATCGGAAGCAAAAAATGATGGCACGCTAGACAATATGCTTTTAAGTATCGATAGTGGCGGTGGAGAAAATATTCTCGTGATGCTGGATGGAAAAATTTCTATGGATGATGTAAATAAAATTCTTAATTCCAGCGAAACAAAAACGAATACTACAAGGACTACTGTTACCAATAGCTTTGCCTCAGAAAATACATCTTCTTACCTTAACGGTGAAAGCAGAAATGTAGGTGAGTTTTCTAAAATCGATGTAAGTTTAGGGATTAATGTGAATTTTAAACAGGAAAATACATCGAGTGTAAAAGTATTAGCAGATGCAGATAAACTTCAGCATGTGATTACTAAAGTAGATAATGGCGTTTTGAAAATCTACATTGATAATAAAAAAGAAAAAAACCTGAAATTCAAAAACCTCACGGTAAATGTTTCTTCGCCCAAACTGAATATGATTAAAGCGTCTACTGGTGCTGCATTTACCACTGTGAATACTTTAAACGAAAATAACCTGGATGTTAATGTAGAATCGGGTGGTACTGTAAAAGGGACATTCTCAATTTCGGAAACGGCAAATATTGAAGCCAACTCAGGTGGAGATGTAAAAGCTAATCTTAGAGCGCAGAAATTTATTTTAAATAATACCAGTGGAGCCAGTGTAAGATTAGAGGGTTTGGCAAAATCGGCAGTAATGAATGTTAATAGCGGAGCTTCTTGCAAAGCAGATGCATTTGTTATTAATACCGCACAAGCAGAATGTACATCAGGCGCAAATCTTTCTTTAAACGTTAAAGACAAATTAAAGATAAATGTTTCTTCGGGAGGCTCTGTAAAATTAAAAGGAAATCCTGAGTTAGATTCTAGAGTAGATAAGGTTTCGGGAGGAAGCTTAAAACAAATCAACTAA
- a CDS encoding DUF4252 domain-containing protein — translation MKIFKNFVLLGCALLLMQSCIVSSKPNIEFFSKSNYDFQDAQFASFNVPLFLAKPYIKKALREEGESEAAIAMVKKVSKIKMMTVANGSETMLKDYANYLKNENYEDWATIKHDGDNVNIRVKQKGDIIKNMLITVNSKKDMVFLDVKGSFTADDISRMISIASDK, via the coding sequence ATGAAAATTTTTAAAAACTTTGTTTTATTGGGTTGCGCTTTACTTTTAATGCAGTCTTGTATAGTTTCGAGCAAACCGAATATCGAATTTTTTTCAAAATCAAATTATGATTTTCAGGATGCACAATTTGCAAGTTTTAATGTGCCGTTGTTTTTAGCGAAACCTTATATCAAAAAGGCTTTGAGAGAAGAAGGTGAAAGTGAAGCTGCCATTGCAATGGTAAAGAAAGTTTCAAAAATAAAAATGATGACAGTTGCCAATGGAAGTGAAACAATGTTGAAAGATTATGCTAATTATCTTAAAAATGAAAATTACGAAGATTGGGCAACCATAAAACATGATGGTGATAACGTCAATATTAGAGTGAAACAAAAAGGAGATATCATAAAAAACATGCTAATTACGGTCAATTCAAAAAAAGACATGGTGTTTTTGGATGTTAAAGGTAGCTTTACGGCAGACGATATTTCCAGAATGATTAGTATCGCATCAGATAAATAA